A genomic region of Xanthomonas campestris pv. phormiicola contains the following coding sequences:
- a CDS encoding ATP-binding cassette domain-containing protein, with protein MPLITLQNVDYSVGGPLLLEKTELSIEPGERIALIGRNGAGKSTLMKLIAGELKPDDGEIRVQQGVRIARLEQEVPHGAAGSVFDVVADGLGELGHWLAEFHRLSHAAEFDGDALGAVQSKIDGANGWALDQRVNETLTRLDLDGDAEFARLSGGMKRRVLLARALVSAPDLLLLDEPTNHLDIEAIDWLELFLKGWNGSVVFVTHDRRFLRALATRIVEIDRGQVTSWPGDWANYERRREERLNAQAQENARFDKMLAQEEVWIRQGIKARRTRDEGRVRRLESMRNERTQRRELGGNVRMEAAQGESSGKKVIEAKELSFAFGARTMVREFSSTILRGDRIGLIGPNGSGKTTLLKLLLGELTPASGEVRTGTNLQVAYFDQYRATLREDWSAIENVAEGRDFIEVNGKRKHVHGYLQDFLFTPERARAPITRLSGGERNRLLLARLFAQPSNLLVMDEPTNDLDVETLELLEELLGDYTGTLLLVSHDRDFIDNVVTSTMVMEGDGRIGEYVGGYSDWVRQRAAPPASAMAVAKASATAAATAPVAAAAAAPAAKRKLSYKDARELEQLPARIETLEQQVAALTEAMTESSFYQRDAAAVTAHTQALTQAQAELDAAYARWSELDA; from the coding sequence ATGCCCCTTATCACTCTGCAGAACGTCGACTACAGCGTCGGCGGCCCCTTGTTGCTGGAAAAGACCGAACTGTCGATCGAGCCGGGCGAGCGTATCGCCCTGATCGGCCGCAACGGCGCCGGCAAATCGACCTTGATGAAACTGATCGCCGGCGAGCTCAAGCCCGACGACGGCGAGATCCGCGTCCAGCAGGGCGTGCGCATCGCGCGGCTGGAACAGGAGGTGCCGCATGGCGCCGCCGGCAGCGTGTTCGACGTGGTCGCCGACGGCCTGGGCGAGCTCGGCCACTGGCTGGCCGAGTTCCACCGGCTCAGCCATGCCGCCGAGTTCGACGGCGATGCGCTGGGCGCGGTGCAATCCAAGATCGACGGCGCCAACGGCTGGGCGCTGGACCAGCGGGTCAACGAGACCCTGACCCGGCTCGACCTGGACGGCGACGCCGAGTTCGCGCGGCTGTCCGGCGGCATGAAGCGGCGCGTGCTGCTGGCGCGCGCGCTGGTGTCGGCGCCGGACCTGCTGCTGCTCGACGAGCCGACCAACCACCTGGACATCGAGGCGATCGACTGGCTGGAACTGTTCCTGAAAGGCTGGAACGGCAGCGTGGTGTTCGTCACCCACGACCGCCGCTTCCTGCGTGCGCTGGCCACGCGCATCGTCGAGATCGACCGCGGCCAGGTCACCAGCTGGCCCGGCGACTGGGCCAACTACGAGCGCCGCCGCGAGGAGCGGCTCAATGCGCAGGCGCAGGAGAACGCGCGCTTCGACAAGATGCTGGCCCAGGAAGAAGTGTGGATCCGCCAGGGCATCAAGGCGCGCCGCACCCGCGACGAAGGCCGCGTGCGGCGCCTGGAATCGATGCGCAACGAGCGCACCCAGCGCCGCGAACTCGGCGGCAACGTGCGCATGGAGGCGGCACAGGGCGAGTCCTCGGGCAAGAAGGTGATCGAGGCCAAGGAGCTGAGTTTCGCCTTCGGCGCGCGGACCATGGTGCGCGAGTTCTCCAGCACCATCCTGCGCGGCGACCGCATCGGCCTGATCGGTCCCAACGGCAGCGGCAAGACCACGCTGCTGAAGCTGCTGCTGGGCGAACTGACCCCGGCCAGCGGCGAGGTCCGCACCGGTACCAACCTGCAGGTGGCCTATTTCGACCAGTACCGCGCCACCTTGCGCGAGGACTGGAGCGCGATCGAGAACGTCGCCGAGGGCCGCGACTTCATCGAGGTCAACGGCAAGCGCAAGCACGTGCACGGCTATCTGCAGGATTTCCTGTTCACCCCGGAACGCGCGCGCGCGCCGATCACCCGCCTGTCCGGCGGCGAGCGCAACCGCCTGCTGCTGGCGCGGCTGTTCGCGCAGCCGTCGAACCTGCTGGTGATGGACGAACCGACCAACGACCTGGACGTGGAGACGCTGGAGCTGCTGGAAGAGCTGCTCGGCGACTACACCGGCACCTTGCTGCTGGTCAGCCACGACCGCGACTTCATCGACAACGTGGTGACCTCGACCATGGTGATGGAAGGCGACGGCCGCATCGGCGAATACGTCGGCGGCTACAGCGACTGGGTACGCCAGCGCGCCGCGCCGCCGGCCAGCGCAATGGCGGTGGCCAAGGCCTCGGCCACGGCGGCGGCGACCGCGCCTGTGGCGGCAGCGGCCGCTGCGCCGGCGGCCAAGCGCAAGCTCAGCTACAAGGATGCGCGCGAGCTGGAGCAGTTGCCGGCGCGGATCGAGACGCTGGAGCAGCAGGTCGCGGCATTGACCGAGGCAATGACGGAGTCGTCGTTCTACCAGCGCGATGCGGCGGCGGTGACCGCGCATACGCAGGCGCTGACCCAGGCGCAGGCCGAACTGGACGCGGCCTATGCGCGCTGGAGCGAGCTGGACGCGTAG
- a CDS encoding barstar family protein, with protein sequence MNTFNFSLNLAEPAASGVYRVANSDLDSIAALGRDAGLRLCRIDLQGCSSKPMLLMRLAAQLDFPIGFGRNWDALMDGLRDLSWLPAKGGYALLLEDAAELQSVAKKDFDVLLELLDDVAKEWAQDGIAFVAFVGLLTGDEAESDERDSQADDLDEDEDDDEEEAASR encoded by the coding sequence ATGAACACCTTCAATTTTTCGTTGAACCTCGCCGAGCCGGCCGCATCCGGCGTCTACCGCGTCGCCAACAGCGACCTGGACAGCATCGCCGCGCTCGGCCGCGACGCCGGCCTGCGGCTGTGCCGGATCGACCTGCAGGGCTGCAGCAGCAAGCCGATGCTGCTGATGCGGCTGGCCGCGCAACTGGATTTCCCGATCGGCTTCGGCCGCAACTGGGATGCCTTGATGGACGGCCTGCGCGACCTGTCGTGGCTGCCGGCCAAGGGCGGCTACGCGCTGCTGCTGGAAGACGCGGCCGAACTGCAGTCGGTGGCCAAGAAGGATTTCGACGTGTTGCTGGAACTGCTCGACGACGTGGCCAAGGAATGGGCGCAGGACGGCATCGCCTTCGTCGCCTTCGTCGGCCTGCTGACCGGCGACGAGGCCGAATCCGACGAGCGCGACAGCCAGGCCGATGATCTGGACGAAGACGAAGACGACGACGAAGAGGAAGCCGCTTCGCGCTGA
- a CDS encoding ribonuclease translates to MRKPVLLIAAIVLLAAGLWGIRAVQQPPHPQFAPALTNPAPLPAPAPPPATPSAGADDELPPFLPPQARDTIALIQRGGPFPHRQDGSVFGNRENRLPSRPRGYYREYTVDTPGLEHRGTRRIVTGGDPPDVWYYSDDHYASFRSFSIASGRPSP, encoded by the coding sequence ATGCGCAAGCCCGTGTTACTGATCGCCGCGATCGTGCTGCTCGCCGCCGGCCTGTGGGGCATCCGCGCAGTGCAGCAACCGCCGCATCCGCAGTTCGCGCCCGCGCTGACCAATCCCGCTCCGCTGCCTGCGCCGGCACCGCCGCCGGCCACGCCGAGCGCGGGCGCGGACGACGAGCTGCCGCCGTTCCTGCCGCCGCAGGCGCGCGACACCATCGCCCTGATCCAGCGCGGCGGCCCGTTCCCGCACCGCCAGGACGGCAGCGTGTTCGGCAACCGCGAAAACCGGCTGCCGTCACGCCCACGCGGCTACTATCGCGAATACACCGTCGACACGCCGGGGCTGGAGCACCGCGGGACGCGGCGCATCGTCACCGGCGGCGACCCGCCGGACGTCTGGTACTACAGCGACGACCACTACGCCAGTTTCCGCAGTTTCAGCATCGCCTCCGGGAGGCCGTCGCCATGA
- a CDS encoding superoxide dismutase has translation MAYTLPKLPYAYDALEPHIDAQTMEIHHTKHHQTYINNVNAALEGTEYADLPVEALVSKLKSLPENLQGPVRNNGGGHANHSLFWTVMAPNAGGTPVGDVAKAIDSELGGFDKFKDAFTKAALTRFGSGWAWLSVTPDKKIVVESTANQDSPLFEGNTPILGLDVWEHAYYLKYQNRRPDYIGAFFNVVDWNEVERRYHAAIA, from the coding sequence ATGGCCTACACCCTCCCCAAACTGCCCTACGCCTACGACGCGCTGGAACCGCACATCGATGCGCAGACGATGGAAATCCATCACACCAAGCACCACCAGACCTACATCAACAACGTCAACGCCGCGCTGGAAGGCACCGAGTACGCCGACCTGCCGGTCGAAGCGCTGGTGTCCAAGCTGAAGTCGCTGCCGGAGAACCTGCAGGGTCCGGTGCGCAACAACGGCGGCGGCCACGCCAACCATTCGCTGTTCTGGACGGTGATGGCGCCCAATGCCGGCGGCACCCCGGTCGGCGACGTCGCCAAGGCGATCGACAGCGAACTGGGCGGCTTCGACAAGTTCAAGGACGCCTTCACCAAGGCCGCGCTGACCCGTTTCGGCAGCGGCTGGGCGTGGCTGAGCGTCACCCCGGACAAGAAGATCGTGGTCGAAAGCACCGCCAACCAGGACAGCCCGCTGTTCGAGGGCAACACCCCGATCCTGGGCCTGGACGTGTGGGAACACGCCTACTACCTGAAGTACCAGAACCGCCGTCCGGACTACATCGGCGCGTTCTTCAACGTGGTGGACTGGAACGAAGTCGAGCGCCGCTACCACGCCGCGATCGCCTGA
- a CDS encoding AraC family transcriptional regulator, which translates to MPRPHAPASRSTAPAPLPAASASGKGLRPCALARAQHFIDHHLAERIGLADIANAACVSRYHFARMFRLSTGHSPMQYLLQRRIERARQLLLSGRHSVSTVAYELGFFDQSHFVNSFRRVTGATPGWYARHNRDSAGADAPGAVPDHDADRAVGSARLCLPAA; encoded by the coding sequence ATGCCCCGCCCCCACGCTCCCGCCTCCCGTTCCACCGCCCCCGCCCCCCTGCCTGCCGCCAGCGCCAGCGGCAAGGGCCTGCGCCCGTGCGCACTGGCCCGCGCCCAGCACTTCATCGACCACCATCTCGCCGAGCGCATCGGCCTGGCCGACATCGCCAACGCCGCCTGCGTCAGCCGCTACCACTTCGCGCGCATGTTCCGCCTGAGCACCGGCCACAGCCCGATGCAATACCTGCTGCAGCGGCGGATCGAACGCGCCCGGCAACTGCTGTTGAGCGGACGCCATTCGGTCAGCACCGTGGCCTACGAGCTCGGCTTCTTCGACCAGAGCCACTTCGTCAACAGCTTCCGCCGCGTCACCGGCGCGACCCCGGGCTGGTATGCGCGGCACAACCGCGACAGCGCCGGCGCCGACGCGCCAGGCGCAGTGCCCGATCACGACGCCGATCGCGCGGTCGGCAGCGCCAGGCTGTGCCTGCCGGCGGCCTGA
- a CDS encoding histidine kinase yields MLLLGLAFAAPLAAATPTPLRPTPLHNTAWRVEQGAPADVWALAQSSDGYLWMATGFGLYRFDGERFERREPPHGARLLSQNVTALTVLPDGRMWLGYFDGGASLLQGDRLLNYGPAAGFPAGPVARLEADGQGTLWAATWAGLARFDGRRWQRIGADWGYPSARADWLLRDRRGVLWVSSGDSVLRLRPGARLFEPTGLATMLYAVLAESPDGRIWLSDRRGGTRVIADADGTLLPAAAQLAAPALRSLAARRMGFARDGSLWLSDFQARGVVRVVLEDPRAPRLEHFRRGDGLASDFAAPVLEDKEGNVWIGSTLGLNRYRQRNVMALPGQPGAEAGEIEVHAQPDGSVLVSDPQGMFRADRASAERLLRGEPLAQEYARLSDSGWVLGADAIVRLRRGRREEVALPAGFAPRQVRAFLSDRAGDAWAAIAEHGVFRYRDGQWARQTRLPLATCTAIAEDAQGRYWFGYASGEVRQLQGEQVRAFAARDGVQVGRVNTIHAGAGALLVAGELGIAQWQGARFATLPPSRAPGLRGITGIAESDDGELWLNGAVGVSRIGRRQLAAALVAAGATLQPAYYGAADGLPGLAVQASRSGTAARDGDGLLWLATSQGLAWIDTRRVWRNPWPPQVFVRALSGNERPMPLDAPLLLPKGTTRVQIAYTATSLTSPERMRFRFRLDGVDETWRDAGARREAFYTNLRPGQYRFRVIAANNDGVWNTHGATLRFGIAPRFVQTPAFWLLCALALLLALSALYLLRMRQLATRLRLRLEERYQERERIARELHDTLLQGYQGLILRTHAALGTLPADAPLRRELESTLDRAEQALEQGRDRVEGLRASAGNTPSLPTAFADMLEELGAQSQVQRRVLVEGTPLPLQPLVADELYQLGREALLNAFRHAQASSVEVEIAYGRDALRLRFRDDGRGIEPQVLAAGGRAGHWGLTGMQERARRIEARLDVWSRPGMGTELNLRLPARRAYREPARNRLWCRLRHWLPGTN; encoded by the coding sequence GTGCTGCTGCTCGGCCTGGCCTTCGCGGCGCCGCTTGCCGCGGCCACACCGACGCCGTTGCGGCCGACGCCGCTGCACAACACCGCCTGGCGGGTGGAGCAGGGCGCGCCGGCGGACGTGTGGGCGCTGGCGCAGTCGAGCGACGGCTATCTGTGGATGGCCACCGGGTTCGGTCTGTACCGCTTCGATGGCGAGCGCTTCGAGCGCCGCGAGCCGCCGCACGGCGCGCGCCTGCTGTCGCAGAACGTGACCGCGCTGACGGTGCTGCCGGACGGGCGCATGTGGCTGGGCTATTTCGACGGCGGCGCCAGCCTGCTGCAGGGCGACCGGCTGCTGAATTATGGCCCGGCCGCGGGCTTCCCGGCCGGGCCGGTGGCGCGCTTGGAAGCGGACGGCCAGGGCACGCTGTGGGCGGCGACCTGGGCCGGGCTGGCCCGCTTCGACGGCCGTCGTTGGCAGCGGATCGGCGCCGACTGGGGCTATCCGTCCGCACGCGCCGACTGGCTGCTGCGCGACCGCCGCGGCGTGCTGTGGGTGAGCAGCGGCGACAGCGTGCTGCGGCTGCGCCCGGGCGCGCGCCTTTTCGAGCCGACCGGCCTCGCCACCATGCTGTACGCGGTCTTGGCCGAAAGCCCGGACGGGCGCATCTGGCTGTCGGACCGGCGTGGCGGCACCCGCGTCATCGCCGACGCCGACGGCACGCTGCTGCCGGCGGCGGCGCAGCTCGCCGCGCCGGCGCTGCGCAGCCTGGCGGCACGGCGCATGGGCTTCGCCCGCGACGGCAGCCTGTGGCTGTCCGACTTCCAGGCGCGCGGTGTGGTGCGGGTGGTGCTGGAGGATCCGCGCGCGCCGCGGCTGGAGCATTTCCGCCGCGGCGACGGGCTGGCCTCGGACTTCGCCGCACCGGTGCTGGAAGACAAGGAAGGCAATGTCTGGATCGGCAGCACGCTCGGCCTCAACCGCTACCGCCAGCGCAACGTGATGGCGTTGCCCGGCCAGCCCGGTGCCGAGGCCGGCGAGATCGAAGTGCATGCGCAGCCCGACGGCAGCGTGCTGGTCTCCGATCCGCAGGGCATGTTCCGCGCCGACCGCGCCAGCGCCGAGCGGCTGCTGCGCGGCGAACCGCTGGCGCAGGAGTACGCGCGGCTGAGCGACAGCGGCTGGGTGCTGGGCGCCGACGCCATCGTGCGCCTGCGCCGCGGACGCCGCGAGGAGGTCGCGTTGCCGGCCGGGTTCGCGCCGCGGCAGGTGCGCGCGTTCCTGTCCGATCGCGCCGGCGATGCCTGGGCCGCGATCGCCGAACACGGCGTATTCCGTTACCGCGACGGGCAATGGGCGCGGCAGACGCGGCTGCCGCTGGCCACCTGCACCGCGATCGCCGAAGACGCGCAGGGCCGCTACTGGTTCGGCTACGCGTCCGGTGAAGTGCGGCAGTTGCAGGGCGAGCAGGTGCGCGCGTTCGCGGCCCGTGACGGCGTGCAGGTCGGCCGGGTCAATACCATCCATGCCGGCGCCGGCGCGCTGCTGGTGGCCGGCGAACTGGGCATCGCGCAATGGCAGGGCGCACGCTTCGCGACGTTGCCGCCGTCGCGCGCGCCGGGCTTGCGCGGCATCACCGGCATCGCCGAGAGCGACGACGGCGAACTGTGGCTCAACGGTGCCGTCGGCGTGTCGCGGATCGGCCGCCGCCAACTCGCCGCGGCGCTAGTCGCTGCCGGGGCGACGCTGCAACCGGCCTATTACGGTGCCGCCGACGGGTTGCCCGGCCTGGCGGTGCAGGCCAGCCGCAGCGGCACCGCGGCGCGCGACGGCGACGGCCTGCTGTGGCTGGCGACCAGCCAGGGCCTGGCCTGGATCGACACCCGGCGCGTGTGGCGCAATCCGTGGCCGCCGCAGGTGTTCGTGCGCGCGTTGTCCGGCAACGAGCGGCCGATGCCGCTGGACGCGCCGCTGCTGCTGCCCAAGGGCACCACGCGGGTGCAGATCGCCTACACCGCGACCAGCCTGACCTCGCCCGAACGCATGCGCTTCCGCTTCCGCCTGGATGGCGTGGACGAGACCTGGCGCGATGCCGGCGCGCGCCGCGAGGCCTTCTACACCAACCTGCGCCCGGGGCAGTACCGCTTCCGGGTGATCGCGGCCAACAACGACGGGGTCTGGAACACGCACGGCGCCACGCTGCGCTTCGGCATCGCGCCGCGCTTCGTGCAGACCCCGGCGTTCTGGCTGCTGTGCGCGCTGGCGCTGCTGCTGGCGTTGTCGGCGCTGTACCTGCTGCGCATGCGCCAGCTGGCCACGCGGCTGCGGCTGCGGCTGGAGGAGCGCTACCAGGAGCGCGAGCGCATCGCCCGCGAACTGCACGACACCTTGCTGCAGGGCTACCAGGGCCTGATCCTGCGCACCCATGCGGCGCTGGGCACGCTGCCGGCCGACGCGCCGCTGCGGCGCGAACTGGAGAGCACGCTCGATCGCGCCGAACAGGCGCTGGAGCAGGGCCGCGACCGGGTCGAGGGCTTGCGCGCCAGCGCCGGGAACACGCCCTCGCTGCCGACCGCCTTCGCCGACATGCTCGAGGAACTGGGTGCGCAGTCGCAGGTGCAGCGGCGGGTGCTGGTCGAAGGCACGCCGCTGCCGCTGCAGCCGCTGGTCGCCGACGAGCTGTACCAGCTCGGCCGCGAGGCGCTGCTCAACGCGTTCCGGCATGCGCAGGCGAGCAGCGTCGAGGTCGAGATCGCCTACGGCCGCGATGCGCTGCGGCTGCGTTTCCGCGACGACGGCCGTGGCATCGAGCCGCAGGTGCTGGCCGCCGGCGGCCGCGCCGGGCATTGGGGCCTGACCGGCATGCAGGAGCGCGCGCGGCGGATCGAGGCGCGGCTGGATGTGTGGTCGCGGCCGGGCATGGGCACCGAGCTCAACCTGCGCCTGCCGGCGCGCCGCGCCTACCGCGAACCGGCGCGAAACCGGCTATGGTGCCGCCTGCGCCACTGGCTGCCCGGAACCAACTGA
- a CDS encoding response regulator transcription factor — protein MPIRILVVDDHPLLREGMAAVLAAQPDLHLVGEAADGLQALQAYRTLRPDLVLLDLQLPGLGGIEVILALRKEFPQARIVVVTASRGDVQAVRALEAGASGYLLKSGLRRELVDTVRAVHQGRRQVQAEVAAGIAEHLLGDSLSAREIQVLQSVAAGNSNKAIAALLSIAEETVKAHMKNILCKLGARDRTHAVAIAVKRGIIEL, from the coding sequence ATGCCGATCCGCATCCTCGTCGTCGACGACCATCCGCTGCTGCGCGAGGGCATGGCCGCGGTGCTGGCCGCGCAGCCGGACCTGCACCTGGTCGGCGAGGCCGCCGACGGCCTGCAGGCGCTGCAGGCCTACCGCACGCTGCGCCCGGACCTGGTGCTGCTGGACCTGCAGTTGCCCGGCCTCGGCGGCATCGAGGTGATCCTCGCCTTGCGCAAGGAATTCCCGCAGGCGCGGATCGTGGTGGTCACCGCCTCGCGCGGCGACGTGCAGGCGGTGCGCGCGCTGGAAGCCGGCGCCAGCGGCTATCTGCTCAAGAGCGGGCTGCGCCGCGAGCTGGTCGACACGGTGCGCGCGGTGCACCAGGGCCGGCGCCAGGTGCAGGCCGAAGTGGCGGCGGGGATCGCCGAACACCTGCTCGGCGACAGCCTGTCCGCGCGCGAGATCCAGGTGCTGCAGAGCGTGGCCGCGGGCAACTCCAACAAGGCCATCGCCGCGTTGCTGTCGATCGCCGAGGAGACGGTCAAGGCGCACATGAAGAACATCCTGTGCAAGCTCGGCGCGCGCGATCGCACCCACGCGGTGGCGATCGCGGTCAAGCGCGGCATCATCGAACTGTAG
- a CDS encoding endonuclease/exonuclease/phosphatase family protein, giving the protein MTRTTGTPRRRHRLGWLLLALVAHAGAQALPAGLPMPPPPVPTATLSVVSLNLEQDRNDWPARRVRLVDALQRLQPDAIALQEVLQTAQLPNQAQWLAAQLGYHCHFISADPPSRPQRRGNALLTRLPVLEEAETLLHPFEDYSVAGLVRVDLHGRPVNLYFTRLHAERAGGANRREQADDLMAWIDATAEGVPSLLAGGFYAAADAPELAPLATRFGDSDARLRGARSDTPRNGLDPHLFALAAQADHVFFEHGRFRPLRSARLLPRPPGAARGADPRGLLVALQPLDPLPADAVPPLPVP; this is encoded by the coding sequence ATGACGCGCACGACCGGGACCCCACGACGACGGCATCGCCTCGGCTGGCTGCTGCTGGCCCTGGTCGCGCATGCGGGCGCGCAAGCGCTGCCCGCCGGCCTGCCGATGCCGCCGCCGCCCGTCCCCACCGCCACGCTGAGCGTGGTCAGCCTCAACCTCGAGCAGGACCGCAACGACTGGCCCGCGCGCCGCGTGCGCCTGGTCGACGCGCTGCAACGCCTGCAACCCGATGCCATCGCGCTGCAGGAAGTGCTGCAGACCGCGCAGCTGCCGAACCAGGCGCAATGGCTGGCCGCGCAGCTCGGCTACCACTGCCATTTCATCAGCGCCGATCCACCGAGCCGGCCGCAACGCCGCGGCAATGCGCTGCTGACCCGGCTGCCGGTGCTGGAGGAAGCGGAGACCCTGCTGCATCCGTTCGAGGACTACAGCGTGGCCGGCCTGGTGCGCGTGGACCTGCACGGGCGGCCGGTGAACCTGTACTTCACCCGCCTGCATGCCGAGCGCGCCGGCGGCGCCAACCGCCGCGAACAGGCCGACGACCTGATGGCGTGGATCGACGCCACCGCCGAGGGCGTGCCCTCGCTGCTGGCCGGCGGTTTCTACGCCGCCGCCGACGCACCGGAGCTGGCGCCGCTGGCCACACGCTTCGGCGACAGCGACGCGCGCCTGCGCGGCGCACGCAGCGATACGCCGCGCAACGGCCTGGATCCGCACCTGTTCGCGCTGGCCGCGCAGGCCGACCATGTGTTCTTCGAACACGGCCGCTTCCGTCCGCTGCGCAGCGCGCGGCTGCTGCCGCGCCCCCCGGGCGCCGCGCGTGGCGCCGACCCGCGCGGCCTGCTGGTGGCGCTGCAGCCGCTGGATCCGCTGCCGGCCGACGCGGTACCGCCGTTGCCGGTGCCCTGA